In Cynocephalus volans isolate mCynVol1 chromosome 3, mCynVol1.pri, whole genome shotgun sequence, one DNA window encodes the following:
- the SKOR1 gene encoding SKI family transcriptional corepressor 1 codes for MALLCGLGQVTLRLWVPLPSQSTNGIGFLEALVFLRSGGMEALTTQLGPGREGSSSPNSKQELQPYSGSSALKPNQVGETSLYGVPIVSLVIDGQERLCLAQISNTLLKNYSYNEIHNRRVALGITCVQCTPVQLEILRRAGAMPISSRRCGMITKREAERLCKSFLGEHKPPKLPENFAFDVVHECAWGSRGSFIPARYNSSRAKCIKCGYCSMYFSPNKFIFHSHRTPDAKYTQPDAANFNSWRRHLKLSDKSATDELSHAWEDVKAMFNGGTRKRTFSLQGGGGGGANGGSGGQGKGGAGGGGGPGCGAEMAPGPPPHKSLRCGEDEPAGPPGPPPPLPQRGLGLAAGASGPAGPGGPGGGAGVRSYPVIPVPSKGFGLLQKLPPPLFPHPYGFPTAFGLCPKKDDPVLGAGEPKGGPGTGSGGGAGTGGVAGGPGAGHLPPGAGAGPGGGAMFWGHQPSGAAKDAAAVAAAAAAATVYPTFPMFWPAAGSLPVPSYPAAQSQAKAVAAAVAAAAAAAAAAAGGGGPEALDGTEPAKEGGLGGEERCPSALSRGPMDEDGADEALPPPLAPLPPPPPPARKGSYVSAFRPVVKDTESIAKLYGSAREAYGAGPARGPGPGTGPGPGPGGGYVSPDFLSEGSSSYRSASPDVDTADEPEVDVESNRFPDDEGAQDETEASAPSTGGGPDGDQPAAPPSATSSGADVPADSPDGGSPRPQRRLGPPPAGRSAFGDLAVDDVVRRPERSPPSGGYELREPCGPLGGPAPAKVYAPERDEHVKSAAAALGPAASYLCTPEAHEPDKEDNHSTADDLETRKSYPDQRSISQPSPTNTDRGEDGLNLDVTGTQLVEKDIENLAREELQKLLLEQMELRKKLEREFQSLKDNFQDQMKRELAYREEMVQQLQIVRDTLCNELDQERKARYAIQQKLKEAHDALHHFSCKMLTPRHCTGNCSFKPPLLP; via the exons ATGGctttgctgtgtggccttgggcaagtcactctccGTCTCTGGGTTCCACTTCCTTCCCAATCCACAAATGGGATTGGGTTCCTTGAAGCCCTGGTATTTCTGAG GAGCGGCGGCATGGAGGCTCTCACCACTCAGCTGGGGCCGGGGCGCGAGGGCAGCTCCTCGCCCAACTCCAAGCAAGAGCTGCAGCCCTACTCGGGCTCCAGCGCTCTCAAACCCAACCAGGTGGGCGAGACGTCGCTGTACGGGGTGCCTATCGTGTCGCTGGTCATCGACGGCCAGGAGCGCCTGTGCCTGGCGCAGATCTCCAATACCCTCCTCAAGAACTACAGCTACAATGAGATCCACAACCGCCGCGTGGCCCTGGGTATCACGTGCGTGCAGTGCACGCCGGTGCAGCTGGAGATTCTGCGACGGGCCGGGGCCATGCCCATCTCGTCGCGCCGCTGCGGCATGATCACCAAGCGTGAGGCCGAACGCCTGTGCAAGTCGTTCCTGGGCGAGCACAAGCCACCCAAGCTGCCCGAGAACTTCGCCTTCGATGTGGTGCACGAGTGCGCTTGGGGGTCGCGTGGCAGCTTTATCCCCGCGCGCTACAACAGCTCGCGTGCCAAGTGCATCAAGTGCGGCTACTGTAGCATGTACTTCTCGCCTAACAAGTTCATCTTCCACTCGCACCGCACACCTGACGCCAAGTATACGCAACCCGACGCCGCCAACTTCAACTCGTGGCGCCGTCACCTCAAACTCAGTGACAAGTCGGCTACAGATGAACTGAGCCACGCCTGGGAGGACGTCAAGGCCATGTTCAATGGCGGCACGCGCAAACGGACCTTCTCTCTGCAAGGAGGCGGCGGAGGCGGTGCTAATGGCGGATCGGGTGGGCAGGGGAAGGGTGGtgctggcggcggcggcggcccgggGTGCGGTGCTGAGATGGCCCCAGGTCCACCGCCCCACAAAAGCTTGCGCTGTGGCGAAGATGAGCCTGCTGGGCCTCCCGgaccacctcctcccctcccgcAACGCGGACTTGGCCTGGCGGCGGGAGCTAGTGGCCCGGCGGGTCCGGGAGGGCCTGGTGGCGGCGCTGGCGTACGCAGCTACCCGGTGATCCCAGTGCCCAGCAAAGGCTTTGGCCTCTTGCAAAAGCTGCCCCCGCCGCTTTTCCCGCACCCTTACGGTTTCCCCACGGCCTTCGGTCTATGCCCCAAAAAGGACGACCCGGTGTTAGGTGCAGGCGAGCCCAAGGGCGGCCCTGGCACTGggagcggcggcggcgcgggcacTGGCGGGGTCGCGGGTGGGCCGGGAGCTGGCCACTTGCCCCCGGGGGCAGGGGCAGGCCCGGGCGGAGGCGCCATGTTCTGGGGACACCAACCCTCCGGGGCAGCCAAGGACGCAGCGGCCGTGGCTGCAGCGGCGGCCGCCGCCACTGTGTACCCGACGTTCCCCATGTTCTGGCCAGCGGCAGGCAGCCTCCCGGTGCCGTCCTACCCGGCCGCGCAGAGCCAAGCCAAGGCCGTGGCGGCCGCTgtggcggcggcagcggcggcggctgcggcggctgctggCGGCGGCGGCCCGGAGGCCCTGGACGGTACCGAGCCAGCCAAGGAGGGCGGTCTCGGAGGGGAGGAGCGCTGCCCGAGCGCTCTGTCCCGCGGGCCGATGGACGAGGATGGCGCGGACGAGGCGCTGCCGCCACCCCTGGCCCCGCTGCCCCCTCCGCCGCCGCCCGCACGCAAAGGCTCCTATGTGTCGGCCTTCCGGCCGGTGGTCAAAGACACCGAAAGCATCGCCAAGCTCTACGGTAGCGCCCGCGAGGCGTACGGTGCGGGGCCTGCTCGCGGGCCTGGGCCGGGgacggggccggggccggggccgggcggCGGCTACGTGAGTCCGGACTTCCTGAGCGAGGGCAGCTCCAGCTATCGTTCCGCCTCGCCTGACGTGGACACCGCGGACGAGCCCGAGGTGGACGTGGAGTCCAACCGCTTTCCGGACGACGAGGGCGCCCAGGACGAGACCGAGGCCAGCGCTCCCAGCACGGGAGGTGGCCCAGATGGCGACCAGCCCGCTGCGCCCCCGTCCGCCACCTCTTCGGGCGCGGACGTTCCCGCAGACTCTCCCGACGGCGGCAGCCCCCGCCCTCAGCGCCGCCTTGGGCCACCCCCAGCCGGCCGGTCCGCATTCGGGGACCTGGCGGTCGACGACGTGGTGCGGAGACCCGAGAGGAGCCCGCCGAGCGGCGGTTACGAGCTGCGAGAGCCTTGCGGGCCCCTAGGAGGCCCCGCGCCGGCCAAG GTGTACGCGCCCGAGAGGGACGAGCACGTGAAGAGCGCGGCGGCGGCGCTGGGGCCCGCGGCCTCCTACCTCTGCACCCCCGAGGCCCACG AGCCAGATAAGGAAGACAATCACTCGACCGCCGATGATTTGGAAACGAGGAAATCGTATCCAGACCAAAGGAGTATCTCCCAGCCAAGTCCCACAAATACAGACCGAG GCGAAGATGGACTTAACCTGGATGTCACAGGAACTCAGCTGGTGGAGAAAGATATTGAGAACCTGGCCAGAG AGGAACTGCAAAAACTGCTCCTGGAGCAAATGGAGCTCCGCAAGAAGCTGGAGAGGGAATTTCAGAGTCTCAAAG ATAATTTTCAGGATCAAATGAAGAGAGAATTGGCTTATCGAGAAGAAATGGTGCAACAGCTGCAAATTGTCAGAG ATACCTTGTGTAACGAACTCGACCAGGAGCGGAAGGCGCGCTACGCCATCCAGCAGAAATTGAAAG AAGCCCACGACGCGCTGCATCACTTCTCCTGCAAGATGCTGACGCCCCGCCACTGCACTGGCAACTGCTCCTTCAAGCCCCCGCTGTTGCCCTAG